The following proteins come from a genomic window of Rubrobacter naiadicus:
- the cobA gene encoding uroporphyrinogen-III C-methyltransferase has product MIYLVGSGPGDPGLFTLKGLRCLERADVVVYDRLAPEELLRYAPAGAELVYVGKLPGRPTMRQEEINELLVRKGREGKTVVRLKGGDPYVFGRGGEEALALAEAGLPFEVVPGVTSGIAAPAYAGIPVTHRGIAASVAFVTGHEDPEKGRVDVDWERVARGADTLILYMGVGRIRQIARSLVEAGRRPETPVACIRWGTLPEQRTVTGTLEDIAGRVEEAGLGPPAVIVVGEVVRLREKGLGWYESKPLFGRRIVVTRARKQAGELSRRLEELGAEAIEFPTIEIRPPRDFGLLDKAIDRLDSYDWLVFTSVNGVESFLGRLRDRGLDIRSVPRGAKIAAIGPATARRVEEAGLKVDAVPSEYRAEALIPEVSGDGSLAGKRILIPRAKVAREVLPERLREAGAEVDVPPAYESVPDASGAEALARRIEDGEVDCVTFTASSTVENFVRAFGEERSVRLLRKTKVACIGPLTAQTARGHGLRVDAVAREYTIPGLVEAVTELMSSAASEGEVG; this is encoded by the coding sequence GTGATCTACCTGGTCGGGAGCGGGCCCGGGGATCCGGGGCTCTTCACGCTGAAGGGGTTGAGGTGTCTCGAGCGGGCCGATGTCGTGGTCTACGACCGGCTGGCCCCCGAGGAACTACTGAGATATGCCCCTGCCGGGGCCGAGCTCGTCTACGTCGGGAAGCTGCCCGGACGTCCTACGATGCGGCAGGAGGAGATAAACGAGCTCCTCGTGCGCAAGGGGCGTGAGGGGAAGACCGTCGTCAGGCTCAAGGGGGGCGACCCCTACGTCTTCGGGCGTGGCGGGGAGGAGGCGCTCGCGCTCGCCGAGGCCGGGCTCCCCTTCGAGGTCGTACCCGGAGTGACGAGCGGAATCGCCGCGCCGGCCTACGCGGGCATCCCGGTCACCCACCGCGGGATCGCCGCGAGCGTGGCCTTCGTCACCGGCCACGAAGACCCCGAGAAGGGCAGGGTCGACGTGGACTGGGAGAGGGTGGCGCGGGGTGCGGACACCCTCATCCTCTACATGGGGGTGGGCAGGATCCGCCAGATCGCGCGGAGCCTCGTCGAGGCGGGCAGGCGTCCCGAGACGCCGGTCGCCTGCATCCGGTGGGGGACCTTGCCCGAGCAGCGGACGGTGACGGGGACGCTCGAGGACATCGCCGGGCGGGTGGAAGAGGCTGGTCTTGGTCCCCCGGCCGTGATCGTCGTCGGAGAAGTCGTCCGGCTCAGGGAAAAGGGTCTCGGATGGTACGAGAGTAAGCCGCTCTTCGGCAGGAGAATAGTCGTCACCCGGGCGAGGAAGCAGGCCGGGGAGCTCTCCCGCAGGCTGGAGGAGCTCGGCGCCGAGGCCATCGAGTTTCCCACCATAGAGATCCGTCCCCCCCGGGACTTCGGTTTGCTGGATAAGGCGATAGACCGGCTCGACTCCTACGATTGGCTCGTCTTCACCAGCGTCAACGGCGTGGAGAGCTTTCTGGGGCGCCTGCGAGATCGCGGCCTCGACATACGCTCCGTGCCGAGGGGGGCGAAGATCGCGGCGATAGGCCCGGCGACCGCCCGGCGGGTGGAGGAGGCCGGGCTCAAGGTCGATGCGGTGCCCTCCGAGTACCGGGCGGAGGCTCTGATCCCGGAGGTTTCAGGGGATGGTTCGCTGGCGGGGAAGAGGATTCTCATCCCGCGGGCGAAGGTTGCCCGGGAGGTGCTCCCCGAGAGGTTGAGGGAGGCCGGAGCCGAAGTGGACGTGCCTCCGGCCTACGAGTCGGTCCCGGATGCCAGCGGGGCGGAAGCCCTCGCGCGGAGGATCGAGGACGGCGAGGTGGACTGCGTCACGTTCACGGCGAGCTCGACCGTCGAGAACTTCGTCCGGGCCTTCGGGGAGGAGCGCTCCGTCCGGCTGCTGCGGAAGACGAAGGTCGCCTGCATCGGCCCGCTGACCGCCCAAACCGCGCGCGGGCACGGCTTACGCGTCGATGCCGTCGCGCGGGAGTACACTATCCCCGGACTGGTGGAAGCCGTCACGGAGCTCATGAGTTCCGCAGCGTCTGAAGGAGAGGTCGGATAA
- the hemB gene encoding porphobilinogen synthase has protein sequence MPFPQQRLRRMRRTGRLRSLVRETRLSPEDLIYPMFVTVGEDVRNPVPSMPGVFQLSIDNAVEEARRVSSLGVPGVMLFGIPEHKDEAASGAYDPEGIIQLAVRAMKDALPELLVITDVCLCEYTSHGHCGVVEKETGEILNDVSLELLARTAASQAEAGADIVAPSDMMDGRVAAIRSELDREGFENTPIMAYSAKYATTFYGPFRDAAESAPAFGDRRSYQMDPANAREALREVALDVEEGADIVMVKPALPYLDVIHRVREATDLPVAAYNVSGEYAMIKAAAQNGWLDERAAVLEVLTSIKRAGAGMIISYHAPDAARWLSGE, from the coding sequence ATGCCGTTTCCACAGCAGAGACTGCGCAGGATGCGCCGCACCGGGAGGCTGAGGTCGCTGGTGCGGGAGACACGCCTCTCGCCCGAGGACCTCATCTACCCCATGTTCGTCACCGTCGGGGAGGACGTCAGGAACCCGGTCCCTTCGATGCCGGGCGTCTTCCAGCTCTCCATAGACAACGCCGTCGAGGAAGCCCGGCGCGTCAGCTCGCTCGGGGTACCGGGGGTGATGCTCTTCGGCATCCCGGAGCACAAAGACGAGGCCGCCTCAGGAGCCTACGACCCCGAGGGTATCATCCAGCTCGCCGTGCGGGCCATGAAGGACGCCCTGCCGGAGCTTCTGGTCATCACCGACGTATGCCTCTGCGAGTACACGAGCCACGGCCACTGCGGCGTGGTCGAGAAAGAGACCGGCGAGATCCTCAACGACGTCAGCCTCGAGCTTCTGGCGCGCACCGCGGCCTCCCAGGCCGAGGCGGGGGCAGACATCGTCGCCCCCTCGGACATGATGGACGGACGGGTCGCCGCCATCCGCTCCGAGCTCGACCGCGAGGGGTTCGAGAACACCCCGATCATGGCCTACTCCGCCAAGTACGCGACCACCTTCTACGGCCCCTTCCGCGACGCCGCCGAGAGCGCCCCCGCCTTCGGCGACCGGCGCAGCTACCAGATGGACCCGGCCAACGCGCGCGAGGCGCTGCGCGAGGTCGCCCTCGACGTCGAGGAGGGGGCGGACATCGTGATGGTCAAGCCGGCGCTTCCCTACCTCGACGTCATCCACAGGGTGAGGGAGGCCACCGATCTCCCGGTCGCGGCTTACAACGTGAGCGGAGAGTACGCGATGATAAAGGCCGCCGCGCAGAACGGGTGGCTGGACGAGCGCGCGGCCGTCCTGGAGGTGCTCACGAGCATAAAGCGCGCTGGCGCGGGGATGATAATAAGCTACCATGCACCGGACGCCGCCCGCTGGCTGTCGGGCGAGTAA